The following are from one region of the Mesorhizobium sp. B4-1-4 genome:
- a CDS encoding 4-(cytidine 5'-diphospho)-2-C-methyl-D-erythritol kinase: MDTDIGSRTWHAHAKINLALHITGRRPDGYHLIESLAVFTRFGDRVEIALADSDDFIVSGRYAPAVPLDDSNLVLKARDALRKSAASERTPPVVIRLEKNLPVASGVGGGSSDAAAALRGLARTWSLDIDGAELARIGLSLGADIPMCLAAKPLVARGIGDELSMVPDFSALGLVLVNPGMPLPTADVFAALSHRDNEPLPPLPRSIDFHSLRNWLEVTRNDLEPAAVAMQPAIGRALSWLNKAGSGFSRMSGSGATCFGLFETGNVAKRAAAEIRSRQPDWFVAATRSMTSEAE, from the coding sequence CGACATCGGTTCGCGCACCTGGCATGCGCATGCCAAGATCAATCTGGCGCTACATATCACCGGCAGGCGCCCCGACGGTTATCACCTGATCGAAAGCCTGGCGGTGTTCACGCGTTTTGGCGACCGGGTCGAGATCGCGCTCGCCGACAGCGACGATTTCATCGTGTCCGGCCGTTATGCGCCGGCAGTTCCCCTGGACGACAGCAACCTCGTACTCAAGGCGCGCGATGCCTTGCGAAAATCGGCTGCATCCGAAAGAACTCCGCCCGTCGTCATCAGGCTCGAGAAAAACCTGCCGGTCGCCTCCGGCGTCGGCGGCGGATCGAGCGACGCGGCGGCGGCCCTGCGCGGGCTGGCACGGACATGGAGCCTGGACATCGATGGCGCCGAACTGGCGCGGATCGGCCTCTCGCTTGGCGCCGACATACCGATGTGCCTGGCGGCAAAGCCGCTGGTGGCGCGCGGCATTGGGGACGAACTGTCGATGGTGCCGGACTTTTCAGCGCTGGGACTGGTGCTGGTCAATCCTGGAATGCCGCTCCCGACAGCGGACGTCTTCGCGGCGCTTTCCCATCGCGACAACGAGCCATTGCCGCCGTTGCCGCGCAGCATCGATTTTCACAGCCTGCGCAATTGGCTGGAGGTCACCCGCAACGATCTCGAGCCGGCGGCCGTTGCCATGCAGCCCGCCATAGGCAGGGCGCTTTCATGGCTGAACAAGGCCGGATCAGGATTTTCGCGCATGTCCGGATCGGGCGCGACATGTTTCGGCCTGTTCGAGACCGGCAATGTCGCCAAGCGCGCGGCCGCCGAGATCCGAAGCCGCCAGCCCGACTGGTTCGTCGCGGCAACGCGCAGCATGACATCGGAGGCTGAGTGA
- the moaB gene encoding molybdenum cofactor biosynthesis protein B, whose protein sequence is MATTDEGRSFIPVRIAVLTVSDTRGLADDKSGQTLADRITEAGHILAARDIVTDDRDKIRDKVLGWSKDTGIDVVITTGGTGFTGRDVTPEALEPIFEKRMDGFSEVFHRISYDKIGTSTIQSRATGGVVNATFVFVLPGSPGACKDAWDGILKAQLDYRHMPCNFVEIMPRLDEHLRRGKAAP, encoded by the coding sequence ATGGCCACGACTGACGAGGGCCGTTCTTTCATTCCCGTGCGCATCGCGGTGCTGACCGTTTCGGACACGCGCGGCCTCGCCGACGACAAATCCGGCCAGACGCTGGCAGACCGCATCACCGAGGCCGGCCACATCCTGGCCGCCCGCGATATCGTTACCGACGACCGTGACAAAATCCGTGACAAGGTGCTTGGCTGGTCGAAGGACACGGGGATCGACGTCGTCATCACCACCGGTGGCACCGGCTTCACCGGCCGAGACGTGACGCCGGAGGCGTTGGAGCCGATCTTCGAAAAGCGCATGGACGGCTTTTCGGAAGTGTTCCACCGCATCTCCTACGACAAGATCGGCACTTCGACAATCCAGAGCCGGGCGACCGGCGGCGTCGTCAACGCCACCTTCGTCTTCGTGCTGCCGGGCTCGCCCGGCGCCTGCAAGGACGCCTGGGACGGCATCCTCAAGGCGCAACTCGACTACCGGCACATGCCCTGCAACTTCGTCGAGATCATGCCGCGCCTGGACGAGCATCTGCGGCGCGGAAAAGCCGCTCCATGA